The Elaeis guineensis isolate ETL-2024a chromosome 11, EG11, whole genome shotgun sequence genomic interval GATATCAGGCCGCTTCCCCGAGTTAGACCTATCTATTTTGGATGAAGAAGAAGCCGATGAAGATGAACCCCTGTCGGAGCCCCTAGCCACTGAAGAGCAACCACAGCCAGAGCCCATGTTCGTTGAGGTGCAATCGTATGTGGAGCCTATGGTCATCAGGGAGACACCTTCACCGATGCTAGCAGCTGCCATGGAGATTGCTCAGCCAGCCGTCGATGCTCCCACAGGCTCTTCGATCGATCCTCAGCATAAGGTTGTTGATGCCTCgacttaagcttaaattttttataatcttttgctttctttttggtCTGTCAGATCATGTAACGATTAACTTTTTACTTAATGAAAAAGTTTTTACCTTTGAAACTCCCTCCTATTTCCTCTGATTCTCTTGCACCTTCGTTTATCTTCCACGTAGTCGAGCCGTTGTCGATTTTGGAGATGCTTGGCTATTCACGATTGTGTTGAGTCGTTACCAAAGAGCTTGGCTCAGTCCATTGGTGTTCAGGTTGGGGTTTCCAAGGGAGAGGTTCGTGAAACTAAGAAGAGGGCCATTAAAGCAGAGCAAAGGGCCTTAGAAAGGGAAAGGGCTTGTACCGAGGCCTTTATAGAGGTGAAGCGCCTAAGGGAGGAAATCAAACAAGTTGATAAAAGATTTGCTTTGGAGAGGGCTCGGTTAGCTGAAGCTTGTGCGAGGTTGGCCAAGACGGTTGAAGAGGTGAAGTGGGGGGCCATGGAGAAAGTCGCACGGCTCTGAAATGAACTCCACACGGCCTGAGATAGAATTGCTGCCTTAGAATACTTGGTGGGATCAACTAAGGCAGCTGAAAAGGCAAGGTGGAGTGCTGCAAAGAAGGTCGTACGGCTCTAGAATGAGCTCTACATGGCCAAGGGAAGGATTGCTGCCTTAGAGCATTTGGTTGACAAGGAAAAGTCGCCGGTGATGGAGCTCACACAGAAGGTGGCGGTGAGCGAAGCGGCAACCAATGTTGCCGAAGAAAAGGTTAAGCAAGCGGAAGCCAGAATCGCCGCCAATTAGATTGAGGTCATGCTCGGGACGATGAGAGCTTCTGTGACAGCATATGAGGTTGGCTTCAGGAAATGTAAGGCCT includes:
- the LOC140852351 gene encoding uncharacterized protein isoform X1, whose amino-acid sequence is MSAWLEAANAHKKCEEVDSTMAKARLAMKKAEAEAKCLKEALEKVEALQEEAVASRVKVEADLPQKGRGVKRRRRRLPRWRRRWRVKSLRWAIWRWKPSIHHKFSDEKVKFGEEAFIVRQESCHQKISGRFPELDLSILDEEEADEDEPLSEPLATEEQPQPEPMFVEVQSYVEPMVIRETPSPMLAAAMEIAQPAVDAPTGSSIDPQHKSSRCRFWRCLAIHDCVESLPKSLAQSIGVQVGVSKGEVRETKKRAIKAEQRALERERACTEAFIEVKRLREEIKQVDKRFALERARLAEACARLAKTVEEVKWGAMEKVARL
- the LOC140852351 gene encoding uncharacterized protein isoform X2 translates to MAKARLAMKKAEAEAKCLKEALEKVEALQEEAVASRVKVEADLPQKGRGVKRRRRRLPRWRRRWRVKSLRWAIWRWKPSIHHKFSDEKVKFGEEAFIVRQESCHQKISGRFPELDLSILDEEEADEDEPLSEPLATEEQPQPEPMFVEVQSYVEPMVIRETPSPMLAAAMEIAQPAVDAPTGSSIDPQHKSSRCRFWRCLAIHDCVESLPKSLAQSIGVQVGVSKGEVRETKKRAIKAEQRALERERACTEAFIEVKRLREEIKQVDKRFALERARLAEACARLAKTVEEVKWGAMEKVARL